The Deltaproteobacteria bacterium genomic interval TGGTCCACAATTATCAGACCCCCGAAATTTATCATGGTGTCGCCGATTTTGTGGGTGATTCGCTTGGGCTTTCAAAAAAGGCGGCGGAAGTTAATTGTGAACGAATTGTTTTCTGTGGCGTTCATTTCATGGCCGAGACCGCGAAACTTCTGAATCCCGCCCGTAAAGTTTTGATCCCAGATCTTGAGGCCGGATGTTCGCTGTCGGAGAGTATTACGGTGGAAGATGTGCGCGCGTTGAAGGCAAAACATCCGGGTGTGCCGGTGGTTTGCTATATCAACACCACCGCCGCTATCAAGGCTGAGTCGGATATCTGCTGTACCTCCGCCAATTCTGCACGCATTGTGAAATCACTCAAAACCGATAAAGTTATTTTTATTCCCGATGAATATTTGGGAAAAAACGTTGCACATGAAACGGGTGTCACCACGATTACTCATCCGGGTCGTTGCATGGTTCATGAAACATTCACAAAAGAAGATATCGCCGTTTATC includes:
- the nadA gene encoding quinolinate synthase NadA, with the protein product MAPENQQALRNKLLKVLTPFEVDLYIPLIEQIQILKVEKNAVILVHNYQTPEIYHGVADFVGDSLGLSKKAAEVNCERIVFCGVHFMAETAKLLNPARKVLIPDLEAGCSLSESITVEDVRALKAKHPGVPVVCYINTTAAIKAESDICCTSANSARIVKSLKTDKVIFIPDEYLGKNVAHETGVTTITHPGRCMVHETFTKEDIAVYRKQFPGIEVIAHPECSPDVVQTADYAGSTSGMIDHIR